A region of Phalacrocorax carbo chromosome 7, bPhaCar2.1, whole genome shotgun sequence DNA encodes the following proteins:
- the RPL4 gene encoding large ribosomal subunit protein uL4 translates to MACARPLISVYSEKGEASGKNVTLPAVFKAPIRPDIVNFVHTNLRKNNRQPYAVSELAGHQTSAESWGTGRAVARIPRVRGGGTHRSGQGAFGNMCRGGRMFAPTKIWRRWHRRVNITQKRYAICSALAASALPALVMSKGHRIEEIPELPLVVEDKVEGYKKTKEAVLLLKKLKAWNDIKKVYASQRMRAGKGKMRNRRRIQRRGPCIIYNEDNGIIRAFRNIPGITLLDVNKLNLLRLAPGGHVGRFCIWTESAFRKLDDLYGTWRKAATLKSDYNLPMHKMTNTDIGRIMRSQEIQKALRAPKKKIRRRVLKKNPLKNLRIMIKLNPYAKTMRRNTILRHAQNHKLKEEKKAKAKAKLAAKGPAEPRAETAAKTAAKAKAEA, encoded by the exons ATG gcttGTGCTCGACCATTAATATCCGTCTACTCTGAGAAGGGAGAAGCATCAGGCAAAAATGTCACCTTGCCTGCTGTGTTCAAGGCTCCCATTCGCCCTGACATCGTGAACTTCGTTCACACCAATCTGCGCAAGAACAACAGGCAGCCCTACGCTGTCAGTGAACTTGCAG GTCATCAGACCAGTGCTGAATCATGGGGTACTGGGAGAGCCGTTGCTCGTATTCCTCGAGTACGAGGTGGCGGAACTCACCGCTCCGGCCAGGGTGCCTTCGGAAAT ATGTGTCGTGGAGGCCGCATGTTTGCCCCAACCAAGATTTGGCGGCGCTGGCACCGTAGAGTGAATATAACTCAGAAGCGTTACGCCATCTGTTCCGCGCTGGCGGCATCCGCTCTTCCAGCACTGGTCATGTCCAAAG GCCACCGCATTGAGGAGATCCCAGAACTTCCTCTGGTTGTTGAGGACAAAGTGGAGGGTTACAAGAAGACCAAGGAAGCTGTTCTCCTTCTGAAGAAGCTTAAAGCTTGGAATGACATCAAAAAG GTTTATGCCTCCCAGCGCATGCGGGCCGGAAAGGGTAAAATGAGGAATCGCCGTCGCATCCAGCGCAGGGGACCCTGCATCATCTACAACGAGGACAATGGTATCATCAGAGCTTTCAGGAATATCCCAG gaattactcttctcgacGTGAACAAGCTGAACCTGCTCAGGCTCGCTCCCGGCGGCCACGTTGGGCGTTTCTGCATTTGGACGGAGAGCGCCTTCCGCAAGCTGGATGACTTGTACGGCACCTGGCGCAAAGCTGCGACGCTGAAGAGCGACTACAA CCTGCCGATGCATAAGATGACCAATACAGACATCGGAAGAATCATGAGAAGCCAGGAAATCCAGAAGGCCCTGCGCGCTCCCAA GAAGAAGATTCGCCGTAGGGTCCTGAAGAAGAACCCGCTGAAGAATCTGAGAATCATGATCAAGTTGAACCCCTACGCCAAAACGATGCGACGCAACACCATTCTGCGCCACGCGCAAAAT cacaAACTTAAGGAGGAGAAGAAGGCAAAGGCCAAGGCCAAGCTGGCGGCCAAGGGCCCGGCTGAGCCCAGGGCAGAGACCGCAGCCAAGACTGCTGCAAAGGCCAAGGCTGAAGCATAA
- the SNAPC5 gene encoding snRNA-activating protein complex subunit 5 isoform X1, giving the protein MLSRLQELRKEEETLLRVKAALHDQLTRLKVEELALQSMIRSGEGSVSVPPAAVAEEAQETLGQMDNEAAINQTELHLSLQDHEEEEEEEEEESDS; this is encoded by the exons ATGCTGAGCCGCCTGCAGGAGCTGCGCAAGGAGGAGGAGACGCTGCTGCGGGTGAAGGCGGCGCTGCACGACCAGCTCACCCGCCTCAAG GTGGAAGAGCTGGCGCTACAGTCCATGATCAGGTCCGGAGAGGGGAGCGTATCGGTCCCTCCCGCAGCGGTTGCAGAGGAGGCTCAAGAA ACTCTTGGGCAGATGGACAACGAGGCTGCTATCAATCAAACTGAATTGCACCTAAGTCTTCAAGACcatgaagaggaggaggaggaggaggaggaggaatccGATTCTTGA
- the SNAPC5 gene encoding snRNA-activating protein complex subunit 5 isoform X2, translating into MIAKASVCPCLQVEELALQSMIRSGEGSVSVPPAAVAEEAQETLGQMDNEAAINQTELHLSLQDHEEEEEEEEEESDS; encoded by the exons ATGATTGCAAAGGCGTCTGTGTGCCCTTGCTTGCAGGTGGAAGAGCTGGCGCTACAGTCCATGATCAGGTCCGGAGAGGGGAGCGTATCGGTCCCTCCCGCAGCGGTTGCAGAGGAGGCTCAAGAA ACTCTTGGGCAGATGGACAACGAGGCTGCTATCAATCAAACTGAATTGCACCTAAGTCTTCAAGACcatgaagaggaggaggaggaggaggaggaggaatccGATTCTTGA